A window of the Cynocephalus volans isolate mCynVol1 chromosome 10, mCynVol1.pri, whole genome shotgun sequence genome harbors these coding sequences:
- the LOC134387036 gene encoding reticulophagy regulator 3-like codes for MAEAERVAAAPGPALGSTFRGRRAMSGSWERAQQVEAAQRALVEVLGPYEPLLSRVQAALVWERPARSAVWCLGLNAAFWR; via the exons ATGGCGGAGGCTGAGAGGGTGGCCGCGGCCCCAGGCCCTGCTTTAGGGTCGACTTTCAGGGGCCGCCGAGCCATGTCAGGCTCCTGGGAGCGGGCCCAGCAGGTTGAAGCGGCGCAGCGGGCCCTGGTGGAGGTGCTGGGGCCTTACGAGCCTCTGCTGAGTCGGGTGCAGGCAGCCCTGGTGTGGGAGCGGCCAGCCAGGAGCGCCGTGTGGTGCCTGGGGCTGAACGCGGCTTTCTG GAGATAA